One genomic segment of Clostridium saccharoperbutylacetonicum N1-4(HMT) includes these proteins:
- a CDS encoding competence/damage-inducible protein A, whose amino-acid sequence MKAEIIAIGTEILLGDIVNSNAQYIAQELAALGIDMYYQQVVGDNEKRIIYAFDEAYSRSDIIITTGGLGPTEDDLTKEVAAKYFKKELLPNEEAIEKIKNYFKFRERKRKMTENNLKQGLIPEGAIIINNDNGTAPGVIIEENSKVMIILPGPPKEMKPMFEDTVRPYLQKKADSIIMSRVIKILGIGESAVAEELKDIMAAQTNPTIAPYAKDVGVMLRITAKANNEEEASKLIEPIEKEIKNRLGDNIYATEDVNIEDVVAKLLIEKKLTISAAESCTGGMIAGTLINYPGISEVFLEGAVTYSNEAKHNRLGVKNETLEKYGAVSEETAREMAIGIANTAKTDVSIVTTGIAGPEGGTPEKPVGLVYIGVYFKGEVTVKKYVFNGNRSRVRLQATTTGLDMLRRVLMQK is encoded by the coding sequence ATGAAAGCAGAAATCATAGCAATAGGGACAGAAATTTTACTAGGTGACATAGTTAATTCAAATGCTCAGTATATAGCGCAGGAATTAGCAGCACTAGGAATAGATATGTATTATCAACAAGTAGTGGGGGATAATGAAAAGAGAATTATTTATGCTTTTGATGAGGCATATAGTAGAAGTGATATTATAATAACAACAGGTGGTCTTGGACCTACAGAGGATGATTTAACTAAGGAAGTTGCTGCAAAATATTTCAAAAAAGAATTACTTCCAAATGAAGAAGCAATTGAAAAGATAAAAAATTATTTTAAGTTTAGGGAAAGGAAAAGGAAGATGACTGAAAATAATTTGAAACAAGGATTGATTCCAGAGGGAGCTATTATTATTAATAATGATAATGGAACAGCGCCAGGTGTAATTATTGAAGAAAATAGCAAAGTAATGATTATTTTACCTGGTCCACCAAAGGAGATGAAACCTATGTTTGAGGATACGGTTAGACCATATCTTCAAAAAAAAGCTGATTCAATAATAATGTCTAGAGTAATTAAAATACTGGGAATTGGAGAAAGTGCAGTAGCTGAAGAACTAAAGGATATTATGGCTGCACAAACTAATCCTACCATTGCACCTTATGCAAAAGATGTAGGAGTAATGCTTAGAATAACTGCAAAGGCTAATAATGAAGAAGAAGCCAGTAAATTAATAGAACCTATAGAGAAAGAAATTAAAAATAGATTAGGAGATAATATTTATGCAACAGAAGATGTTAATATTGAAGATGTTGTAGCCAAACTTCTAATAGAAAAGAAATTAACAATTTCTGCAGCTGAATCATGCACAGGTGGAATGATAGCAGGTACCCTTATAAATTATCCTGGAATATCTGAAGTGTTTTTAGAAGGCGCTGTGACATATTCAAATGAGGCAAAACATAATAGACTTGGGGTTAAGAATGAAACTTTAGAAAAGTATGGAGCTGTTAGTGAGGAAACTGCAAGAGAAATGGCAATTGGTATTGCAAATACAGCTAAAACTGATGTTAGTATTGTAACAACTGGAATTGCTGGTCCAGAAGGCGGTACGCCAGAAAAGCCGGTTGGATTGGTTTATATAGGAGTTTATTTTAAAGGTGAAGTTACAGTAAAAAAATATGTTTTTAATGGTAACAGAAGCAGAGTAAGACTTCAAGCAACAACAACTGGCTTGGATATGCTAAGAAGAGTTTTAATGCAAAAATAA
- a CDS encoding ROK family protein: MQKYVVGVDLGGTKISTALSNLNGEVISQTTVPTNAHEGEIPVLNRIIESIEKVIKDGSVNCEEIKGIGIGSPGPLDAEKGTIIYTPNLPFKNFNLVEPINKKFGLPVFLDNDANVAAIGEYMFGAGRGAKDIVFFTVSTGVGGGAVLNGKVYRGHTSNALEIGHMTVAPDGPRCNCGNIGCVEATSSGTAIAKRGQEALASKVETSLRKYETITSYEVFTEAAAGDPVCKDIIDNALNYLGIAVANAVSIFDPEVIIIGGGVSKAGDIVFETVRKVVDKRCFKSMAESVKIVPAGLGTDAGVIGAVALALLETENK, from the coding sequence ATGCAAAAATATGTAGTAGGAGTAGATCTAGGTGGTACTAAAATTAGTACAGCATTATCTAATTTAAATGGAGAAGTAATAAGTCAAACTACAGTGCCAACAAATGCACACGAAGGAGAAATTCCTGTATTAAATAGAATTATAGAATCTATAGAAAAAGTTATTAAGGATGGGTCTGTAAATTGTGAAGAAATTAAAGGCATTGGTATAGGTTCACCAGGTCCATTAGATGCAGAAAAAGGCACTATAATATATACACCAAATCTTCCTTTCAAAAATTTTAATCTAGTAGAGCCAATAAATAAAAAATTTGGATTACCTGTTTTTTTAGATAATGATGCAAACGTTGCAGCTATTGGAGAGTATATGTTTGGAGCTGGAAGAGGAGCTAAAGATATAGTATTCTTTACAGTAAGTACAGGTGTAGGCGGCGGTGCTGTCCTAAATGGAAAGGTGTACAGAGGACATACTTCAAATGCATTAGAAATTGGTCATATGACAGTTGCTCCAGATGGTCCAAGATGTAATTGTGGAAATATTGGTTGCGTAGAAGCAACATCATCAGGAACTGCAATAGCTAAGAGAGGACAAGAAGCATTAGCTAGTAAAGTTGAAACATCATTAAGAAAATATGAAACTATTACTTCATATGAAGTATTTACAGAAGCAGCAGCAGGAGATCCTGTTTGTAAAGATATAATTGATAATGCATTAAATTATTTAGGAATAGCAGTTGCTAATGCAGTATCTATTTTTGATCCAGAAGTAATAATTATTGGTGGAGGCGTATCAAAGGCTGGAGATATTGTTTTTGAAACAGTAAGAAAAGTTGTTGATAAGAGATGTTTTAAATCAATGGCAGAGTCAGTTAAGATCGTTCCAGCAGGATTAGGTACAGATGCAGGAGTAATTGGAGCGGTTGCATTAGCATTGCTTGAAACAGAAAACAAATAA
- a CDS encoding HAD family hydrolase, which yields MLTNINGAIFDLDGTLVDSMWVWSKIDVDYLKSKGYNAPKDLKNEISHLSFTQTAVYIKEKFKLADSVEEMLQAWHDMAFDHYANNVKLKCGVKEFFNYLKSKKIKIALATSNSMPLLEACLKNNGIYNYFDSITTTDEVNNGKNCPDVYLLAAKKLEVEPKNCLVFEDILPAMQGAKAANMKVVAVQDDECTNSKEELLEYADIYINSFLDLL from the coding sequence ATGCTTACCAATATAAATGGTGCAATTTTTGATTTGGATGGAACCTTAGTTGATTCTATGTGGGTTTGGTCTAAAATCGACGTTGACTATCTTAAATCAAAAGGATATAATGCGCCCAAAGATCTTAAAAATGAAATATCACATTTGAGTTTTACCCAAACTGCTGTTTATATTAAAGAAAAATTTAAACTTGCTGATTCAGTAGAAGAAATGTTACAAGCGTGGCATGACATGGCATTTGATCATTATGCCAATAATGTTAAATTAAAATGTGGGGTGAAAGAATTCTTTAATTATTTAAAATCAAAAAAAATTAAAATTGCTTTAGCAACCAGCAACTCCATGCCTTTGCTTGAAGCTTGTTTAAAAAATAATGGTATCTACAATTATTTTGATTCCATTACTACCACAGATGAAGTTAATAATGGAAAAAATTGTCCAGATGTTTATTTACTGGCTGCAAAAAAATTAGAAGTTGAACCAAAGAATTGCTTAGTTTTTGAAGATATTTTACCAGCTATGCAAGGAGCTAAGGCAGCCAATATGAAAGTTGTTGCAGTACAAGATGATGAATGTACAAATTCTAAAGAAGAATTGCTTGAATATGCGGATATATATATTAATTCTTTTTTAGACTTATTGTAA
- the fusA gene encoding elongation factor G: MKDYSIKNLRNVGLMGHNGTGKTSLAESLLYYSKITDRLGKIEDGTTVLDFDTEEKKRQFSIALSVAPIELENIKINIIDIPGYADFQGECIEGMRAVDVGMIVVSAVSGIKAGTERAWEYCNKIKLPRTIFINKLDRENASFDKVLDDLNRKFGISVVPIQYPIGKEEGFTGVINVISKQARIYDVKTKEIKVLEIPEELKEKVEDCKRMIMEAVAETDEELLDKYFSEGTLSDEEIYKGLIKGCASGDIAPVMCGSATKVIGMDSLIDDIVECFPSPEYAIPQKAMDVSKNEEVFIDLDQEKPFSALVFKTIADPFVGKISFFRVMTGEAKDDMTVLNVNKDKTEKLSHICFIRGKTQIPTKKIIAGDIGAISKLQYTNTGDTLASTDFKVMYDKMNFPGTVCSMAIIPQAKGDEEKISQALNKLKDEDPVFEISRDVENAEIIIAGLGETHINVIASKIKNKYGVDVVLNLPKVPYKETIKGVADVQGKHKKQSGGHGQYGDVVIKFEPRKDGVDDLEFVDNVVGGAVPRNFIPAVEKGLRECISHGILAGCPVIGLKATLHDGSYHAVDSSEMAFKMAASLAYKKGLEQAKPILLEPIMKLDIIMPNEYMGDVIADINKKRGRVMGMEPEGDKQKVLAEVPLVEIRKYATELRSLTQGRGGFTKELVRYEEVPEIELVKAIESIKEARK; the protein is encoded by the coding sequence ATGAAAGATTATAGTATTAAAAATTTAAGAAATGTAGGATTAATGGGACATAATGGAACAGGAAAAACTTCTTTAGCAGAAAGTCTTCTATATTATTCAAAGATAACAGACAGATTAGGGAAGATTGAAGATGGAACTACTGTGTTAGATTTTGATACTGAGGAAAAGAAAAGACAATTTTCTATTGCACTTTCAGTGGCTCCAATTGAATTAGAGAATATAAAAATAAATATTATTGATATTCCTGGTTATGCTGATTTTCAAGGGGAATGCATCGAAGGCATGAGAGCTGTTGATGTAGGAATGATAGTTGTTAGTGCAGTTTCAGGAATAAAAGCTGGTACTGAAAGAGCATGGGAATATTGTAATAAGATTAAGCTTCCTAGAACAATTTTTATTAATAAATTAGATAGAGAAAATGCTAGCTTTGATAAGGTATTAGATGACCTTAATAGAAAATTTGGAATAAGTGTGGTTCCAATTCAATACCCAATAGGAAAAGAAGAGGGATTTACAGGAGTAATTAATGTAATTTCAAAGCAGGCTAGAATATATGATGTTAAAACTAAGGAAATAAAGGTATTAGAAATACCTGAAGAATTAAAGGAAAAAGTAGAAGATTGTAAGAGAATGATCATGGAAGCAGTTGCAGAAACTGATGAAGAATTACTTGATAAATACTTTAGTGAAGGTACATTAAGTGATGAGGAAATATATAAAGGATTAATAAAGGGCTGTGCTAGTGGAGACATTGCACCTGTTATGTGTGGAAGCGCTACTAAGGTTATAGGAATGGATTCTTTAATTGATGATATAGTAGAATGTTTTCCTTCACCAGAATATGCAATTCCTCAAAAGGCAATGGATGTTTCGAAGAATGAAGAAGTATTTATTGATCTTGATCAAGAAAAACCTTTTTCAGCATTAGTATTTAAAACGATTGCAGATCCATTTGTAGGTAAAATATCTTTCTTTAGAGTTATGACAGGAGAGGCTAAAGATGATATGACAGTATTAAATGTGAATAAAGATAAGACAGAAAAGTTATCTCATATTTGTTTTATCAGAGGAAAAACACAAATACCTACTAAGAAAATTATTGCAGGAGATATAGGAGCAATTTCAAAATTACAATATACAAACACAGGAGATACTCTAGCTAGCACAGATTTTAAAGTAATGTATGATAAGATGAATTTCCCTGGAACTGTTTGTTCTATGGCTATAATACCACAAGCTAAAGGTGATGAAGAAAAGATATCCCAAGCTTTAAATAAATTAAAAGATGAAGATCCTGTTTTTGAAATATCTAGAGATGTTGAAAATGCAGAGATTATTATTGCAGGATTAGGAGAGACACATATAAATGTAATTGCTAGTAAGATAAAAAATAAATATGGTGTCGATGTGGTATTAAATTTACCAAAGGTTCCATATAAAGAAACAATCAAAGGAGTTGCAGATGTACAAGGAAAACATAAAAAGCAATCTGGTGGACATGGTCAATATGGAGATGTTGTTATAAAATTTGAACCTAGAAAAGATGGAGTTGATGACTTAGAATTTGTGGATAATGTTGTTGGCGGAGCTGTTCCAAGGAATTTTATTCCAGCAGTGGAAAAGGGATTAAGAGAATGTATTTCGCATGGTATTTTAGCTGGATGCCCAGTTATCGGGCTTAAAGCTACTCTTCATGATGGGTCATATCATGCTGTAGATTCCTCTGAAATGGCATTTAAGATGGCAGCTTCATTAGCTTATAAGAAAGGGCTTGAGCAAGCTAAACCTATCTTACTAGAGCCTATAATGAAATTAGATATAATAATGCCTAATGAATATATGGGAGATGTTATAGCTGATATTAATAAAAAGAGAGGAAGGGTAATGGGAATGGAGCCAGAAGGCGATAAGCAAAAAGTTTTGGCTGAGGTTCCACTTGTAGAGATTAGAAAGTATGCTACTGAACTTCGATCATTAACACAAGGTAGAGGAGGATTTACAAAGGAACTTGTTAGATACGAAGAAGTTCCAGAAATTGAATTAGTTAAAGCTATTGAGAGTATAAAAGAGGCAAGAAAATAG
- a CDS encoding sensor histidine kinase, with amino-acid sequence MDTNLKITKKTINKKFIILSLCIAILPILLGLSKGFFQLEKFSYEDYFLNVIRSIHYKDGDGNIREDRILDTINNLKAEDNYEFNESKRELEDFSKKFGLNLNEEIKPNENKNISEDDYSTYTDLNSNYIYAQKNINRSQNEYRTEAISRINNELDDKKITDNQKNIEFYVESQDGQIISNIKDKSKDEIIQETKNNSKYHIIILGINKELPTEVDITSNMKWAYKDFFESNKVNWMLSSYNYKNIIVRLSNPLIPGDEIYPKFKKNAFYDYIAYGSLALLLLDLCILIISVKKIIKEQDLEIHNNNILKLLNSFFIEARVLLIGLFIALLIGLYNINVYLVNSIIENYISQIVDNIYLLKVNSNTFLEQVSLLFISSIILGYFIICDLYQLYLCKNLREFKQYVHRKSILRILYNKFKTNMSCISTTNRTTILLIIIALYLALIIWGTVYTSQNVFFFARISGYIITFLAINLLGIISLIINTALSIINTQKIKTATDNILNGNYKNEIKIHGSFLVKELANNIMNIENGLDKAIDKAVKSERMKGELITNVSHDLKTPLTSIINYVDLLDKDNLTEKKKSEYLAILKERSSRLKVLIEDLFEASKASSGNLELHMESLDPVALLRQTLGEFEDRINNSNLDFIKNIPDHKLTIYADGKRTFRVFQNLISNILKYSLNGTRVYIDIEEQNTFVSITFKNISKYPLTFTEDEILERFKRGDSSRTTEGSGLGLAIAKSLVEIQKGIFELKFDGDLFKVKILLKKENF; translated from the coding sequence TTGGATACAAATTTGAAAATCACTAAAAAAACTATAAATAAAAAATTTATAATACTCTCACTATGTATTGCTATTTTACCTATTCTTTTAGGCTTATCAAAAGGATTTTTTCAATTAGAGAAATTTAGCTATGAAGATTATTTTCTTAATGTTATAAGAAGTATTCACTACAAAGATGGCGATGGTAATATTCGAGAAGATCGTATATTAGACACCATTAATAACCTTAAAGCCGAAGATAACTATGAATTTAATGAAAGCAAAAGGGAACTTGAAGACTTTTCAAAAAAGTTTGGACTTAATTTAAACGAAGAAATTAAACCAAATGAAAATAAGAATATTTCTGAAGATGATTATTCAACATATACTGATTTAAATTCTAATTATATTTATGCCCAAAAAAACATTAATAGAAGTCAAAATGAATATAGAACTGAAGCAATTAGTCGGATTAATAATGAATTAGATGACAAAAAAATCACAGATAATCAAAAAAACATTGAATTTTATGTTGAAAGTCAAGATGGTCAGATTATAAGTAATATTAAGGATAAATCAAAAGATGAGATTATACAGGAAACTAAAAATAATTCTAAATATCATATTATTATTTTAGGTATAAATAAAGAATTGCCAACAGAAGTAGACATTACAAGCAATATGAAATGGGCATATAAAGACTTTTTTGAAAGTAATAAAGTTAATTGGATGTTAAGTAGCTATAACTACAAAAATATTATTGTTAGACTCTCAAATCCACTAATTCCAGGTGATGAAATTTACCCTAAATTTAAAAAAAATGCCTTTTATGACTACATTGCATATGGTTCTCTAGCATTATTGTTGTTGGATTTGTGTATACTTATTATTTCTGTAAAAAAGATAATAAAAGAACAAGACTTAGAAATTCACAATAATAATATCTTGAAACTCCTTAATAGTTTTTTTATAGAAGCAAGAGTATTGTTAATTGGGTTATTTATAGCATTATTAATTGGACTATATAATATCAATGTTTACCTAGTAAATTCTATCATAGAGAATTACATTTCGCAGATAGTAGATAATATATATTTACTTAAAGTGAACTCAAATACATTTTTGGAACAAGTATCCCTTTTATTTATAAGTTCTATTATATTAGGATATTTTATAATCTGTGACTTATATCAATTATATTTATGTAAAAATTTACGTGAATTTAAGCAATATGTTCATAGGAAATCTATTTTACGTATACTCTATAATAAATTTAAAACTAACATGTCTTGTATATCAACGACCAATCGAACTACAATTTTATTAATTATAATTGCTTTATATCTCGCATTAATAATTTGGGGTACTGTTTATACATCACAAAATGTATTCTTTTTTGCTCGTATTTCGGGTTACATTATTACATTTTTAGCCATAAATCTTTTGGGTATAATATCTCTAATTATAAATACTGCTCTTTCAATTATTAATACTCAAAAAATAAAGACAGCAACAGACAACATTTTAAATGGAAATTATAAAAATGAAATTAAAATCCATGGTTCTTTTCTTGTTAAAGAATTAGCAAATAATATAATGAATATAGAAAACGGTCTGGACAAAGCTATAGATAAAGCTGTAAAAAGTGAACGAATGAAAGGTGAATTAATCACAAATGTCTCTCATGACTTAAAAACTCCATTAACCTCTATAATTAATTATGTAGATTTATTAGACAAAGATAACCTTACAGAAAAAAAGAAAAGTGAATATTTAGCTATTCTTAAAGAAAGGTCCTCAAGATTAAAAGTTTTAATCGAAGATTTATTTGAAGCCTCAAAAGCTTCTTCTGGTAATTTAGAACTGCATATGGAAAGTCTAGACCCTGTGGCACTTCTCAGACAAACTTTAGGCGAATTTGAAGATAGAATTAATAATTCAAATTTAGATTTTATCAAAAACATACCAGATCATAAATTAACAATATATGCAGATGGTAAAAGAACATTTAGAGTATTTCAAAATTTAATTTCGAATATTTTAAAGTATTCTTTAAATGGTACCAGAGTATATATAGATATCGAAGAGCAGAATACTTTCGTATCTATAACCTTTAAAAATATATCAAAATATCCTTTAACCTTCACTGAAGATGAAATACTAGAAAGATTTAAAAGAGGTGATTCTTCAAGAACAACTGAAGGTTCTGGCCTAGGATTAGCTATCGCCAAAAGCCTTGTGGAAATTCAAAAAGGAATTTTTGAACTTAAATTTGACGGTGATTTATTTAAAGTAAAAATTTTATTAAAAAAAGAAAATTTTTAA
- a CDS encoding response regulator transcription factor, translating to MQNYNILVVDDDKAITDAIEVYLTNEGYNIFKAYDGLQALDVLQSENIHLILMDIMMPNMDGMRATIKIREEKQLPIIMLSAKSEDTDKILGLNFGADDYVTKPFNPLELIARVNSQLRRYAMFSPLKEDTNVISIGGIELNKESKEVFVDGTNVKFTPLEFKILTLLMDNPNRVFSIEEIYERIWNEPAYSNVDTVSVHIRRIREKIEINPKEPRYLKVVWGIGYKFENH from the coding sequence ATGCAAAACTATAATATTTTGGTTGTTGATGATGATAAAGCAATAACTGATGCAATTGAAGTTTATTTAACTAATGAAGGTTACAATATTTTTAAAGCCTATGACGGACTACAGGCTTTAGATGTATTACAATCTGAAAACATACATCTTATATTAATGGACATAATGATGCCTAATATGGATGGTATGAGAGCCACAATTAAAATAAGGGAGGAAAAGCAGCTTCCAATAATAATGCTTTCTGCTAAATCTGAGGATACTGATAAAATATTGGGCTTAAACTTTGGTGCTGATGATTATGTAACTAAGCCATTTAATCCGTTAGAACTAATAGCTAGAGTAAATTCTCAGCTTAGAAGATATGCTATGTTCTCGCCTCTTAAAGAAGATACAAATGTAATCAGCATAGGAGGAATAGAGCTTAATAAAGAAAGTAAAGAAGTATTTGTTGACGGTACAAACGTAAAGTTTACTCCATTAGAATTTAAAATTTTAACGCTCCTTATGGACAACCCTAATAGAGTATTTTCTATTGAAGAAATTTATGAAAGAATTTGGAACGAACCAGCTTATAGCAATGTAGATACTGTTTCTGTCCATATAAGACGTATAAGAGAGAAAATAGAAATAAATCCTAAAGAACCAAGATATTTAAAGGTGGTGTGGGGAATTGGATACAAATTTGAAAATCACTAA
- a CDS encoding NAD-dependent protein deacylase, with product MSTEIEKLTQILKASNNIVFFGGAGVSTESNIPDFRSSTGLFNEKLNVTFTPEQLVSHSFYIRYPEEFFNFYKSKLIYPEAKPNSGHLALAKLEDIGKLKAIVTQNIDGLHQMAGNKHVFELHGSVHRNYCTKCHEFYDAKFVLEAKGAPICTKCGGSVKPDVVLYEEGLDDTVIRGAVDAISKADTLIIGGTSLVVYPAAGLINYFKGKNLVLINKSSTSADSKADLVINDSIGAVLSAAVDAL from the coding sequence ATGAGTACTGAAATAGAAAAGTTAACTCAAATTTTAAAAGCAAGTAACAACATAGTTTTCTTTGGTGGAGCTGGTGTTAGCACTGAATCTAACATCCCTGATTTTAGAAGTTCCACTGGATTATTTAATGAAAAATTGAATGTTACATTTACACCTGAGCAATTAGTATCACATTCCTTTTATATTAGATATCCAGAAGAATTTTTCAACTTTTATAAATCAAAACTTATTTATCCTGAAGCTAAACCAAATAGTGGGCACTTAGCATTAGCTAAACTTGAAGACATAGGCAAATTAAAGGCTATAGTAACACAAAATATAGATGGACTTCACCAAATGGCAGGAAATAAACATGTTTTTGAACTTCATGGTTCTGTTCATAGAAATTATTGTACTAAATGTCATGAATTTTATGATGCAAAATTTGTTTTAGAAGCAAAAGGTGCTCCTATCTGCACTAAATGTGGTGGATCTGTTAAGCCCGATGTAGTACTTTACGAAGAAGGTTTAGATGATACAGTAATTAGAGGTGCCGTAGATGCAATATCTAAAGCTGATACACTCATTATTGGAGGAACTTCTCTTGTAGTATATCCCGCTGCTGGGCTTATAAATTACTTTAAAGGTAAAAACCTTGTACTTATAAATAAGAGCTCTACTTCTGCGGATTCTAAAGCTGATTTGGTTATTAATGATTCTATTGGAGCAGTTTTAAGTGCTGCTGTAGATGCCCTTTAA
- a CDS encoding peptidylprolyl isomerase, producing the protein MENKVLAVAAGNEITEKDLSAIISRYPQEQRATLQNEVQKKQLIEQLISFELMSKFGKEIGLNETQEYKEAMENISKEVITSMAINKVLADVTVTDEEVKNYYDNNKEAFSSPATVSARHILVETEEEAKNAKEEISNGSISFGDAAMKYSTCPSNQQGGNLGEFSKGMMVPEFEEAAFNAEIGKITEPVKTQFGYHLIVVDAKNEASVKSFEEVKSNVLNELLKQNQHTKYDQMLKELEGKYGVERK; encoded by the coding sequence ATGGAAAATAAAGTATTAGCTGTTGCTGCAGGAAATGAAATAACAGAAAAGGATTTAAGTGCAATAATTAGCAGATATCCTCAAGAACAAAGAGCAACTCTTCAAAACGAAGTGCAAAAGAAACAATTAATTGAGCAATTGATTTCATTTGAATTAATGAGTAAGTTTGGAAAAGAAATAGGATTAAACGAAACTCAAGAGTATAAAGAAGCTATGGAAAACATATCTAAAGAAGTAATTACTTCAATGGCTATAAATAAAGTATTAGCTGATGTTACTGTTACAGATGAAGAAGTTAAGAATTATTATGATAATAATAAAGAAGCTTTTAGTAGCCCAGCAACAGTTTCAGCTAGACATATATTAGTTGAAACTGAAGAAGAAGCTAAAAATGCAAAAGAAGAAATCTCAAATGGAAGTATTTCATTTGGAGATGCAGCAATGAAGTATTCAACATGCCCATCTAATCAACAAGGTGGAAATTTAGGAGAATTCTCTAAGGGAATGATGGTACCAGAATTTGAAGAAGCTGCTTTCAATGCAGAAATAGGAAAAATTACTGAACCAGTTAAGACTCAATTTGGATATCATTTAATAGTTGTAGATGCAAAAAATGAAGCTTCAGTTAAGAGTTTTGAAGAAGTAAAAAGTAATGTTTTAAATGAATTATTAAAACAAAATCAACATACAAAATATGACCAAATGTTAAAAGAATTAGAAGGAAAATATGGAGTAGAGAGAAAATAA
- a CDS encoding DUF3785 domain-containing protein: MDYKFAYDNKDYLLTNENCEGLFFEDDNEIVGLSLDLILNALNEGEDVAFSNEYYSGKCSCNTQDEVNKSYRYLEYHFYIYTKNKEYVINTIENEYKATSFNKLFNAGKIDDSYIVIVTACPNCGVYSISVEQCTV; the protein is encoded by the coding sequence GTGGATTATAAATTTGCTTATGATAATAAAGACTACCTTTTAACAAATGAAAATTGTGAAGGATTATTTTTCGAGGATGATAATGAAATTGTAGGTTTATCTTTAGACTTGATTTTAAATGCACTAAATGAAGGTGAAGACGTTGCTTTTTCTAATGAATACTATTCTGGTAAATGTTCTTGCAATACGCAAGATGAAGTAAATAAATCTTATCGTTATTTGGAATATCATTTTTATATCTATACAAAAAATAAAGAATATGTAATAAATACAATTGAAAATGAATATAAAGCTACATCTTTTAATAAACTCTTTAATGCTGGAAAAATTGATGATAGTTACATAGTTATTGTCACAGCATGTCCTAATTGCGGCGTATATTCAATATCTGTTGAACAATGCACTGTTTAA
- a CDS encoding uracil-DNA glycosylase: protein MSEILKNDWKNYLESEFQKDYYLKLRKFLVNEYNSKIIYPNMYDLFNALHFTPYKDVKVVILGQDPYHGPNQAHGLSFSVNPGVKAPPSLVNMYKELHTDLGCYIPNNGYLKKWADQGVLLLNTVLTVRAGEANSHRNKGWEEFTTKIITVLNEKETPIVFILWGNNAISKTSLITNPKHLILKSVHPSPLSASRGFFGSKPFSKTNEFLTSTGQTPIDWQIENI, encoded by the coding sequence ATGTCAGAAATATTAAAAAATGATTGGAAAAACTATTTAGAATCTGAATTTCAAAAAGATTATTATCTTAAATTAAGAAAATTTTTAGTAAACGAATATAATTCAAAGATTATTTATCCTAATATGTACGACCTTTTTAACGCATTACATTTCACACCTTATAAAGATGTGAAAGTCGTTATATTGGGTCAAGACCCTTATCATGGTCCAAATCAAGCTCACGGTCTAAGTTTTTCTGTTAACCCAGGAGTAAAAGCACCTCCATCTTTAGTTAATATGTACAAAGAACTTCATACAGATCTAGGATGTTATATTCCAAACAATGGTTATTTAAAAAAATGGGCTGATCAAGGAGTTTTATTATTAAATACAGTTCTTACAGTTAGAGCCGGTGAAGCTAATTCTCATAGAAATAAAGGTTGGGAAGAGTTTACTACTAAAATTATTACCGTTTTAAATGAAAAAGAAACCCCTATAGTGTTTATTCTATGGGGTAATAACGCTATTTCGAAAACTAGCTTAATTACTAATCCTAAGCATCTTATCTTGAAATCAGTGCATCCGAGTCCTCTATCAGCTTCAAGAGGTTTTTTCGGCAGCAAACCTTTTTCAAAAACAAACGAATTTTTAACTTCAACAGGTCAAACACCTATAGATTGGCAAATTGAAAACATATAA